One region of Oryzias latipes chromosome 6, ASM223467v1 genomic DNA includes:
- the sf3b3 gene encoding splicing factor 3B subunit 3, whose product MFLYNITLQRATGISHAIHGNFSGTKMQEIVVSRGKILELLRPDANTGKVHTLLTMEVFGIVRSLMAFRLTGGTKDYIVVGSDSGRIVILEYHPSKNMFEKIHQETFGKSGCRRIVPGQYLAVDPKGRAVMIGAIEKQKLVYILNRDAAARLTISSPLEAHKANTLVYHVVGVDVGFENPMFACLEMDYEEADNDPTGEAAANTQQTLTFYELDLGLNHVVRKYSEALEEHGNFLITVPGGSDGPSGVLICSENYITYKNFGDQPDIRCPIPRRRNDLDDPERGMIFVCSATHKTKSMFFFLAQTEQGDIFKVTLETDEEMVTEIRLKYFDTIPVATAMCVLKTGFLFVASEFGNHYLYQIAHLGDDDEEPEFSSAMPLEEGDTFFFQPRPLKNLVLVDEQENMSPIMSCQIADLANEDTPQLYVACGRGPKSTLRVLRHGLEVSEMAVSELPGNPNAVWTVRRHVEDEFDAYIIVSFVNATLVLSIGETVEEVTDSGFLGTTPTLSCSLLGEDALVQVYPDGIRHIRADKRVNEWKTPGKKTIVRCAVNQRQVVIALTGGELVYFEMDPSGQLNEYTERKEMSADVVCMSLANVPPGEQRSRFLAVGLVDNTVRIISLDPSDCLQPLSMQALPAQPESLCIVEMGGVEKQDELGEKGTMGFLYLNIGLQNGVLLRTVLDPVTGDLSDTRTRYLGSRPVKLFRVRMQGQEAVLAMSSRSWLSYSYQSRFHLTPLSYETLEYASGFASEQCPEGIVAISTNTLRILALEKLGAVFNQVAFPLQYTPRKFVIHPETNNLVLIETDHNAYTEATKAQRKQQMAEEMVEAAGEDERELAAEMAAAFLNENLPESIFGAPKAGAGQWASLVRLVNPIQGTTLDQVQLEQNEAAFSVAVCRFLNTGDDWYVLVGVARDMILNPRSVSGGFIYTYRLTGGGEKLEFVHKTPVEDVPLAIAPFQGRVLIGVGKLLRIYDLGKKKLLRKCENKHIPNIVTGIYTIGQRVIISDVQESLFWVRYRRNENQLIIFADDTYPRWVTTACLLDYDTMAAADKFGNISIVRLPPNTSDDVDEDPTGNKALWDRGLLNGASQKAEVVVNYHVGETVLSLQKTTLIPGGSESLVYTTLSGGIGILVPFTSHEDHDFFQHLEMHMRSEFPPICGRDHLSFRSYYFPVKNVIDGDLCEQFNSMDTHKQKSVAEELDRTPPEVSKKLEDIRTRYAF is encoded by the exons ATGTTTCTGTACAACATCACCCTGCAGCGCGCTACCGGCATCAGCCATGCCATCCATGGAAACTTCTCAG gaaccaaaatgcaggagattGTAGTTTCCAGAGGAAAGATCCTGGAGTTACTGCGCCCAGACGCCAACACGGGGAAAGTGCACACACTCCTCACAATGGAAGTGTTTGGTATTGTGAGATCGCTGATGGCCTTCAGACTCACAGGAGGAACTAAAG attATATTGTTGTTGGAAGTGACAGCGGACGCATCGTCATCCTGGAGTATCATCCatctaaaaacatgtttgagaaGATCCACCAGGAAACCTTTGGGAAGAGCGGCTGCAGACGGATCGTCCCGGGACAATACCTGGCTGTAGACCCTAAAGGCAGAGCTGTCATGATAG GGGCCATAGAGAAACAGAAGCTGGTTTATATTCTGAACAGAGACGCTGCAGCCAGACTCACCATCTCCtctcctctggaagctcataaAGCCAACACTCTGGTCTACCATGTTGTTGGAGTCGACGTTGGCTTTGAAAATCCCATGTTTGCTTGCTTAGAAATGGATTATGAG GAGGCGGACAACGACCCAACAGGAGAAGCTGCTGCAAACACCCAGCAGACTCTCACCTTCTATGAGCTGGACCTCGGCCTTAACCACGTGGTGCGAAAATACAGCGAGGCTTTGGAGGAACACGGAAATTTCCTCATCACTG TTCCGGGGGGTTCAGATGGACCTAGTGGAGTTCTGATCTGCTCTGAAAACTACATCACCTACAAGAACTTTGGAGACCAGCCAGACATCCGCTGTCCCATTCCCCGCCGCAGG AACGACCTGGATGACCCAGAGCGCGGCATGATCTTTGTGTGCTCAGCCACCCACAAGACCAAGTCTATGTTCTTTTTCCTGGCTCAGACGGAGCAGGGAGACATCTTCAAGGTCACACTGGAAACGGACGAAGAAATG GTCACAGAAATCAGGCTAAAGTATTTCGACACGATTCCTGTAGCAACAGCCATGTGTGTCCTGAAGACTGGCTTCCTGTTTGTGGCATCAGAGTTTGGAAACCA TTACCTTTATCAGATCGCTCACTTGGGTGACGACGATGAAGAGCCCGAGTTTTCCTCTGCCATGCCGTTGGAGGAGGGAGACACTTTCTTCTTCCAGCCTCGGCCGCTCAAAAACCTGGTGCTGGTGGATGAACAAGAGAACATGTCACCCATCATGTCCTGTCAA ATTGCTGATTTGGCAAATGAAGACACTCCTCAGCTGTATGTCGCCTGCGGACGAGGTCCCAAGTCAACTCTGAGAGTTCTTCGGCATGGACTGGAG GTGTCAGAGATGGCTGTTTCTGAGCTGCCTGGTAACCCCAATGCTGTGTGGACGGTACGCAGACATGTGGAAG ACGAGTTTGATGCCTACATCATCGTGTCTTTCGTCAACGCCACTTTGGTTTTGTCCATCGGAGAGACCGTGGAGGAAGTGACAGATTCAGGGTTTCTGGGAACAACACCCACTCTCTCCTGCTCTTTGCTGGGAGAAGATGCCCTGGTTCAG GTGTACCCAGATGGCATTCGCCACATCAGAGCAGACAAGCGAGTGAACGAGTGGAAAACTCCTGGTAAAAAAACCATTGTCCGCTGCGCCGTCAACCAGAGGCAGGTGGTTATCGCCCTGACAGGAGGGGAGCTAGTCTACTTCGAGATGGACCCG TCTGGCCAGCTGAACGAGTACACGGAGCGGAAGGAGATGTCTGCAGACGTGGTTTGCATGAGCCTGGCAAACGTCCCGCCGGGTGAGCAGCGCTCCCGCTTCCTGGCTGTCGGACTGGTCGACAACACCGTTCGAATCATCTCCTTGGACCCTTCG GATTGTCTTCAGCCGTTGAGTATGCAGGCCCTCCCTGCTCAGCCAGAGAGTCTGTGCATCGTGGAGATGGGAGGTGTGGAGAAACAGGACGAACTTGGAGAAAAAGGCACTATGGGCTTCCTCTACCTCAACATCGGGCTGCAg AACGGTGTGCTGCTGCGGACCGTCTTAGACCCTGTGACTGGAGACCTGTCCGACACCAGAACCCGGTACCTCGGATCCCGACCCGTCAAGCTCTTCAGAGTCAGGATGCAGGGACAGGAAGCC gTGCTGGCCATGTCCAGCCGCTCCTGGCTCAGCTATTCATACCAGTCCCGCTTCCATCTGACCCCCCTGTCCTATGAGACGCTGGAGTACGCCTCTGGCTTTGCTTCTGAACAATGCCCAGAAGGCATTGTGGCCATCTCCACCAACACACTGAG AATCTTGGCTCTGGAGAAACTGGGAGCTGTCTTCAACCAGGTGGCCTTTCCTCTGCAGTACACTCCCAGAAAGTTTGTGATTCACCCGGAAACGAACAACCTCGTTTTGATCGAGACGGACCACAACGCCTACACCGAAGCCACCAAAGCTCAGAGGAAGCAGCAAATGGCAGAg GAGATGGTGGAAGCTGCAGGTGAGGACGAGCGGGAGCTGGCAGCTGAGATGGCTGCAGCATTCCTCAACGAGAACCTCCCAGAGTCCATCTTCGGAGCTCCTAAAGCCGGAGCCGGGCAGTGGGCCTCTCTGGTGCGGCTGGTTAACCCCATCCAGGGTACCACTCTGGACCAGGTTCAGCTGGAGCAGAACGAGGCCGCTTTCAG tgtggcagtgtgccgCTTCTTAAACACAGGAGACGACTGGTATGTTCTAGTGGGAGTTGCCAGAGACATGATACTCAACCCCAGGTCCGTGTCTGGAGGTTTCATCTACACCTACCGACTCACAGGTGGAGGAGAGAAGCTGGAGTTTGTGCACAAG ACTCCAGTAGAGGACGTTCCTCTGGCCATCGCTCCGTTCCAAGGACGGGTTCTAATCGGAGTTGGAAAACTTCTTAGAATTTATGACCTGGGGAAGAAGAAACTTCTTCGtaaatgtgagaacaag cacattCCTAACATTGTGACGGGCATTTACACCATCGGGCAGAGAGTCATCATTTCTGATGTTCAGGAGAGTCTGTTTTGGGTTCGGTACCGACGCAACGAAAACCAGCTCATCATCTTTGCCGATGACACGTATCCTCGCTGGGTGACGACGGCCTGTCTGCTCGACTACGACACCATGGCGGCTGCTGACAAATTTGGCAACATCAGCATC GTGCGTCTTCCTCCCAACACCAGTGATGACGTGGATGAAGATCCTACAGGAAACAAAGCTTTGTGGGACAGAGGGCTCCTTAATGGAGCATCACAGAAG GCTGAAGTAGTCGTGAACTATCATGTTGGAGAGACGGTGTTATCTCTTCAGAAAACCACTCTGATCCCCGGAGGTTCAGAGTCGCTGGTCTACACCACACTGTCTGGAGGCATTGGAATCCTGGTCCCCTTCACTTCACATGAG GACCATGACTTTTTCCAGCATTTAGAGATGCACATGCGCTCTGAGTTCCCCCCCATCTGTGGCAGAGACCATCTCAGCTTCAGGTCCTACTACTTCCCAGTGAAG AACGTGATCGATGGGGACCTGTGCGAGCAGTTCAAcagcatggacacacacaagCAGAAGAGCGTTGCTGAGGAGCTGGACCGGACACCGCCAGAAGTCTCCAAGAAGCTGGAGGACATTCGCACACGTTACGCTTTCTAA